The Sphaerospermopsis torques-reginae ITEP-024 genome has a window encoding:
- a CDS encoding ATP-binding protein: MSNPFFPGKPVPPEHFVGRTSEINFAFDQICNSSHFAIWGGPGMGKTSFLRKLASEQALREHGIDPSEVAVVLLNCQSIIPFTPAGFWQEILNLLHNQLDNEPQLQSEIQPLLEKPATSRIIRQALRKLGDNGKFLLLLVDDFDASVVTNEQYTEAEMETFLAECRSLAVSAEESQYLSMIVTSLQPLSELQPQLNPHASPWYNHYLFQSLKLFTTSELVQILNIVRPPTLRGEIINITGGHPSLVQIAGNLIYQEMQRGQDANSESFAQRFEADTRQIFEVIWQRCNPTEQLLLMLIALLDLDGHIKDTKFTLKGIGIILSQHERLLEKLKDRGVITSSIQDSETFYSFTSPLMKKRATQAILNTSEHFFEENQLVFLNLISHKQLDQVQNFVTWLTQNGDTVNTVLDWIPKLLPFFP; the protein is encoded by the coding sequence ATGTCCAATCCCTTTTTTCCCGGAAAACCAGTTCCTCCAGAACATTTTGTCGGACGCACATCAGAAATTAACTTTGCCTTTGACCAAATCTGTAACAGCAGCCATTTTGCCATTTGGGGTGGTCCGGGGATGGGCAAAACCTCATTTTTAAGGAAACTCGCTTCTGAACAAGCTCTGAGAGAACATGGCATAGATCCATCCGAAGTTGCGGTTGTACTACTAAACTGCCAAAGTATCATTCCTTTCACACCTGCTGGTTTTTGGCAAGAAATCTTAAATTTGCTACATAATCAATTAGATAATGAACCGCAATTACAATCTGAAATTCAACCCTTACTAGAAAAACCAGCTACAAGTCGTATTATCCGCCAAGCATTACGGAAATTAGGTGATAATGGTAAATTTTTATTACTGTTAGTAGATGACTTTGATGCATCTGTCGTCACAAATGAACAATACACTGAAGCAGAAATGGAAACATTTTTAGCAGAATGTCGTAGTTTAGCGGTTAGTGCAGAAGAAAGTCAATATTTATCTATGATTGTTACCTCACTGCAACCCCTAAGTGAACTGCAACCGCAACTTAATCCTCATGCTTCTCCTTGGTACAATCACTATTTATTTCAATCCCTTAAACTATTTACTACTAGCGAATTGGTGCAAATCTTGAATATTGTTAGACCTCCAACATTACGGGGGGAAATTATTAATATTACAGGTGGACATCCTAGTTTAGTACAAATTGCTGGAAATTTAATATATCAAGAAATGCAGCGAGGTCAGGATGCTAATTCTGAATCATTTGCTCAGAGATTTGAAGCCGATACTAGACAGATTTTTGAAGTAATTTGGCAAAGATGTAATCCGACAGAACAGCTTTTATTGATGCTGATAGCTTTGCTGGATCTGGATGGTCATATCAAGGATACAAAATTTACTTTAAAAGGCATAGGAATAATTCTGAGTCAACATGAACGGCTCTTGGAAAAATTAAAAGATAGAGGTGTAATTACTTCCAGTATTCAAGATTCAGAAACGTTTTATTCCTTTACTTCGCCACTGATGAAAAAAAGGGCAACACAGGCAATATTAAATACATCGGAACATTTTTTTGAAGAGAACCAATTAGTATTTCTGAATCTCATTAGTCATAAACAATTGGATCAAGTTCAAAATTTCGTAACTTGGTTAACACAGAATGGCGATACAGTCAACACAGTATTAGATTGGATTCCGAAACTATTACCATTCTTTCCCTAA
- a CDS encoding ABC transporter substrate-binding protein produces MTNIPNLPPSPYIIGKPITDPKKFFGREDLFSLISDNLLNNDQTLLYGQRRIGKSSILNLIPKKIGGDEFIFINFDFQAIGKLSNAEILSNIAHEILDKLELPQDHYNLLEHLAENIKQDFHNFDREFLDQVYRNIGNRKIVFLWDEFDVLTERNKEQETGIFLEYIIHLLNTDNRLSIIPVVGRHINRLKTLASFFKQAAYKEIALLDKENTQRLITKPTEGILTYPPETIDTIFNISAGSPYFTQVICDTIYGQVRDNYQNNPNDDLRTITPQNVKNVINQAIEAGKGGLAWFWDGLNLQQQIIIAAAAEAQEMAIINNQSVIEEPLTLLTKKYGIKITQDLTGAYDQLSEYGFLDGTKQKVKIEFVRLWLVKEHRLKDEITKLETINQEYVDDIFSFAKKYNQESLSFYQQALKANPNNFKTVIYLAQEYLNIQNIDEAINLYKRAYQFYSQTNNYQQQEAILQYLLSLAQQKSQAQDFEQALEICTMADQIDSEQSKDVLIEVREDYGHELILKRQWAKAEEQFEFVLQINPNRKSSKHKLAEIQTLKSKTKLTVEEENSASVNINTNTISNWLNWVLRFRGFLGGLAIILLLGFGGYTVFFSKPCPVGEKKEFGFWCVVDNSRISRGDRTFFPNISNRFRDEGIQAFQKGDYQQAANLFKQAVTANLNDPEVRIYYNNALARQQGSPFTFAVVVPIDNKNTSEGQEILRGVAAAQNQFNQNKGFNGRLLEIVIANDGNANNGNTKDGNTKYVEQVAQQLANDSSILGVIGHKSSDVTKIALPVYEKAGLPLISATSTSVLLNNPVFFRSVYSDESAGQKLAEYAYKQMKLKKAVIFANPNSPYSNSIREVFTNTFEKLGGKVVRKPLIDLTATTFDPEKEVAKSVYTDKAEAALLFPNPDTTDIAINIVKEITNRNARLKAQNFPIQEVKMLAGDTLYNYNQTIVRGGKDVEGLIIAIPWFRGTSAAEEFAKKSKELWGGDVSWRTATSYDATQAFIKALSNNASRQTVLERLKNVNLTANETSGYPFQFTENRERQGESILLQVKDGKFVEIESR; encoded by the coding sequence ATGACTAATATACCTAATCTACCTCCTAGTCCTTACATCATAGGCAAGCCGATTACAGACCCCAAAAAATTTTTTGGGCGGGAAGATTTATTTTCGTTGATTTCTGATAATCTTCTCAATAATGACCAAACTTTATTGTATGGACAAAGACGTATTGGTAAATCTTCTATACTGAATCTAATTCCTAAAAAGATAGGTGGCGATGAATTTATTTTCATCAATTTTGATTTTCAAGCAATAGGGAAATTATCTAATGCTGAAATTTTATCGAACATTGCCCATGAAATTTTAGACAAACTAGAATTACCACAAGACCACTATAATTTGTTAGAACATTTGGCAGAAAATATAAAACAAGATTTTCACAATTTTGATCGTGAGTTTCTAGATCAAGTTTATCGAAACATTGGTAACAGAAAAATAGTTTTTCTTTGGGATGAATTTGATGTTTTAACTGAAAGAAATAAAGAACAAGAAACAGGAATATTTTTAGAGTACATAATACATCTATTAAACACAGATAACAGATTATCTATTATTCCCGTTGTAGGGAGACATATAAATAGATTAAAAACCTTAGCTTCTTTCTTTAAGCAAGCAGCTTATAAAGAAATTGCTTTGTTGGACAAAGAAAATACCCAAAGGTTAATTACTAAACCCACAGAAGGCATTTTAACCTATCCACCAGAAACCATAGATACCATCTTTAATATCTCTGCTGGAAGTCCCTATTTTACCCAAGTTATTTGCGATACTATTTATGGTCAAGTACGTGATAACTATCAAAACAACCCCAATGATGATTTACGGACTATCACTCCTCAAAATGTTAAAAATGTTATAAACCAAGCAATCGAAGCAGGAAAAGGTGGTTTAGCTTGGTTCTGGGATGGATTGAATTTGCAGCAGCAAATAATTATTGCAGCAGCAGCAGAGGCTCAAGAAATGGCTATCATAAACAATCAATCTGTTATTGAAGAACCACTAACATTATTAACCAAGAAATATGGTATAAAAATAACACAAGATTTAACAGGCGCATACGACCAATTATCTGAGTATGGTTTTTTAGATGGGACAAAACAGAAAGTAAAAATAGAGTTTGTCCGTCTTTGGTTAGTGAAAGAACATCGCTTAAAAGATGAAATTACTAAATTGGAGACAATTAACCAGGAATATGTTGATGATATTTTCTCATTCGCAAAAAAGTATAATCAAGAATCATTAAGTTTTTACCAGCAAGCCTTAAAAGCTAATCCTAACAATTTTAAAACTGTAATATATTTGGCTCAAGAGTATTTAAATATACAAAATATAGATGAAGCTATTAATCTATATAAGAGAGCCTATCAATTTTATTCTCAGACTAATAATTATCAACAACAAGAAGCAATTTTACAATATTTACTATCTCTAGCTCAACAAAAATCACAAGCTCAAGATTTTGAGCAAGCATTAGAAATTTGTACGATGGCTGACCAAATTGATAGTGAACAAAGTAAAGATGTTCTAATAGAAGTAAGAGAAGATTATGGACATGAACTAATACTTAAAAGACAATGGGCTAAGGCAGAAGAACAGTTTGAGTTTGTTTTACAAATTAATCCTAATAGGAAATCATCTAAACACAAATTAGCAGAAATTCAAACGCTGAAATCTAAAACGAAGCTTACCGTTGAAGAGGAAAATTCTGCATCTGTCAATATAAATACTAATACAATTTCAAACTGGCTGAACTGGGTTTTAAGATTTAGAGGATTTCTAGGAGGATTAGCTATAATTTTGCTTCTGGGTTTTGGTGGTTATACAGTATTTTTTAGCAAGCCTTGTCCAGTAGGAGAAAAAAAAGAATTTGGGTTTTGGTGTGTAGTAGATAATAGTAGAATTAGTCGGGGCGATCGCACTTTCTTCCCTAACATTTCCAATAGGTTTAGAGATGAGGGTATTCAAGCATTCCAAAAAGGTGATTATCAACAAGCTGCTAATTTATTTAAACAAGCTGTAACCGCAAATCTAAATGATCCAGAAGTGCGTATTTATTATAATAATGCCCTAGCACGTCAACAAGGTTCTCCTTTTACTTTCGCGGTAGTTGTACCAATAGACAATAAAAATACCAGTGAGGGTCAAGAAATATTGCGTGGAGTAGCAGCAGCACAAAATCAATTTAATCAGAATAAAGGTTTCAATGGTAGATTGCTAGAGATTGTGATTGCTAATGATGGTAATGCTAATAATGGGAATACTAAAGATGGGAATACTAAATATGTAGAACAAGTAGCTCAACAATTAGCAAATGATTCTTCAATTTTGGGGGTAATTGGACATAAGTCTAGTGATGTTACAAAAATTGCACTACCAGTATACGAAAAAGCTGGATTACCTCTTATTTCTGCCACTAGCACCAGTGTTTTACTCAATAATCCAGTTTTCTTTAGATCAGTTTATTCAGATGAAAGTGCAGGTCAAAAACTAGCCGAGTATGCTTATAAGCAAATGAAATTAAAAAAAGCCGTAATTTTTGCTAATCCTAACAGCCCATATAGTAACAGCATCAGAGAGGTATTTACAAATACGTTTGAAAAATTAGGAGGTAAGGTAGTTCGTAAACCCCTAATTGATTTAACTGCTACTACCTTTGACCCGGAAAAAGAAGTTGCCAAAAGTGTATATACTGATAAAGCAGAAGCTGCTCTTTTATTTCCAAATCCAGATACAACTGATATCGCCATTAATATAGTTAAAGAAATTACCAACAGAAATGCAAGATTAAAAGCGCAAAATTTTCCCATACAAGAAGTAAAAATGTTGGCTGGAGATACCCTTTATAACTATAATCAAACCATAGTTAGAGGTGGAAAAGATGTAGAAGGTTTAATAATTGCAATACCCTGGTTTAGAGGAACATCAGCAGCAGAAGAGTTTGCTAAAAAATCAAAAGAACTATGGGGAGGAGATGTTAGTTGGCGTACAGCTACTAGCTATGATGCTACACAAGCATTTATTAAGGCTTTATCAAACAATGCCTCTCGTCAGACAGTATTAGAAAGATTAAAAAACGTTAATCTTACCGCAAATGAAACGTCAGGCTACCCATTTCAGTTCACAGAGAACAGAGAGCGTCAGGGAGAATCAATACTTTTACAAGTTAAGGACGGTAAATTTGTAGAAATTGAATCAAGATGA
- a CDS encoding ABC transporter substrate-binding protein, giving the protein MNTSFKPQKNPYVLGRPVNQALLFGRESLFVDIRHYLQQHKQVIVLYGQRRIGKSSVVRNITDKLKDLQENFAFVTFSLEYYSQQSLGRILAELAKEIISDLSLEQENIKIPEITDLESDDGVFSKEFLPQVYQALNGKNLVLLLDDFDIFINNHPEIILKLFYENLFSILQNTQKLFVILLMDHRLFNISKKIRSFENIVTVKEIKLLDQTTTTNLIKQPAQNILEYGDDAIQAIFKLSAGHPYFTQVICFAIFSRARENNKLNDKVNREDVEAIIDKAIELAEAGLSWFWEEFSILEKVVLSAVAESQHTSEDYLDLIKVNKAHLDMNLIIKAKEYLKENEFLDKTKDEKVKIELFRKWILQTHSLNEEIIELEKLNQKEQQGDAQLPAEYINENNKTELPQIIENTTTNTSNIHSEEIENQTTSNHEVNHEVDTPRKKPPILIIIILVCLSVATSIILATIYRLSTQPCPAGEKKEFGIRCVVDTSRISRGDKTLFPNIPNRFRDEGIEAFKKGDYQQAANLFEQAIKSVQNDPEVLIYYNNARANKQGSPIARLAVVVSISTSNDINDTKEILRGVAQAQDQFNKKHRGDRLIEIVIANDGNDPNQSKQVAQELVKDASILGVIGHSSTRTTEVALPEYEKAKLAIISPAVTTTSLNNPVLFSSVYSVKDEIVPWSRDTEQTKNFAQESQTLWGKDINISNLTANSYDATQAFIKALSTNASRDTILENLQQVNLPADETSGYPLKFTDNRERDIKPVLVEVKNGKFVQIDESNPSLLDSPPE; this is encoded by the coding sequence ATGAATACTTCTTTCAAGCCTCAAAAAAATCCGTATGTTCTTGGCCGCCCAGTTAACCAAGCGTTGTTATTTGGGCGAGAATCGCTATTTGTGGATATTAGACACTATCTCCAACAGCATAAACAAGTAATAGTATTATACGGACAAAGACGCATTGGCAAGTCATCTGTTGTGCGTAATATCACTGATAAATTAAAAGATTTGCAAGAGAACTTTGCTTTTGTGACATTCAGTTTAGAATATTACTCTCAACAATCATTAGGTAGAATCTTAGCAGAACTAGCCAAAGAAATTATAAGCGACTTGTCATTAGAACAAGAGAATATAAAAATACCCGAAATTACAGACCTAGAGTCAGACGATGGCGTTTTTTCCAAGGAGTTTTTACCGCAAGTATATCAAGCCTTAAACGGCAAAAATTTAGTTTTATTACTAGATGACTTTGATATATTCATAAATAATCATCCAGAAATAATATTAAAACTATTTTATGAAAATTTATTTTCGATACTTCAGAATACCCAAAAACTCTTTGTAATTCTATTAATGGATCACAGATTATTCAATATTTCCAAGAAAATCAGGAGTTTTGAGAATATAGTTACTGTTAAAGAAATTAAGTTATTAGATCAGACTACTACCACAAATTTAATTAAGCAACCAGCCCAAAATATACTTGAGTATGGAGACGACGCGATTCAAGCTATTTTTAAGCTATCAGCAGGACATCCCTATTTTACTCAAGTAATATGTTTTGCTATTTTTAGTAGAGCGAGAGAAAATAATAAATTGAATGATAAAGTTAATAGAGAAGATGTAGAAGCTATTATAGACAAAGCTATTGAATTAGCAGAAGCTGGTTTATCTTGGTTTTGGGAAGAGTTTTCTATCCTTGAAAAAGTTGTTCTGTCAGCAGTTGCAGAGTCTCAACACACTTCAGAAGATTATTTAGACTTAATTAAAGTTAATAAAGCCCATCTAGATATGAATCTGATCATAAAAGCGAAAGAATATTTAAAAGAAAATGAGTTTTTAGATAAAACAAAAGATGAAAAAGTTAAAATAGAATTATTCCGTAAATGGATTTTACAAACTCATTCACTAAATGAAGAAATTATTGAATTAGAAAAATTGAATCAAAAAGAACAGCAAGGTGATGCACAATTGCCAGCAGAGTATATAAATGAAAATAATAAAACGGAACTACCCCAAATTATAGAGAATACAACAACTAACACAAGTAATATTCATTCTGAGGAGATTGAAAATCAGACTACAAGTAATCATGAGGTTAATCACGAAGTAGATACACCTCGAAAAAAACCACCGATATTAATAATAATTATTCTTGTATGTCTATCTGTTGCTACTAGTATTATCTTAGCTACCATTTATCGTTTATCTACTCAACCTTGTCCAGCAGGTGAAAAAAAAGAATTTGGGATTAGGTGTGTAGTAGATACTAGCAGAATCAGTCGGGGCGATAAAACCCTATTTCCCAACATTCCCAATAGGTTTCGTGATGAAGGGATTGAAGCCTTCAAAAAGGGTGATTATCAACAAGCTGCTAATTTATTTGAACAGGCTATAAAATCTGTTCAAAATGACCCAGAAGTATTAATTTACTACAACAACGCCCGCGCTAATAAACAAGGAAGCCCTATCGCAAGATTAGCAGTAGTTGTATCAATATCAACAAGTAATGATATAAATGATACTAAAGAGATATTACGTGGAGTAGCCCAAGCACAAGACCAGTTCAATAAAAAACATCGTGGTGATAGATTAATAGAAATAGTTATTGCCAATGATGGTAACGACCCAAACCAATCAAAACAGGTAGCTCAGGAACTAGTGAAGGATGCTTCAATATTGGGAGTAATTGGACATAGTTCTACTCGTACTACCGAAGTCGCACTACCAGAATATGAAAAAGCAAAATTAGCCATAATATCTCCTGCTGTAACTACCACATCATTAAACAACCCAGTTTTATTTAGTTCAGTTTATTCTGTTAAAGATGAAATTGTTCCTTGGTCTAGAGACACAGAGCAAACCAAAAACTTTGCCCAAGAATCCCAAACACTATGGGGAAAGGATATTAATATTAGTAATCTTACAGCCAATAGCTATGATGCTACACAAGCATTTATCAAAGCTTTATCAACTAATGCCTCTCGAGATACGATACTGGAAAATTTACAACAAGTGAACCTTCCCGCAGATGAAACTTCAGGTTATCCGCTCAAGTTTACAGATAACAGGGAGAGAGATATAAAACCTGTTCTTGTAGAGGTTAAGAATGGTAAATTTGTGCAAATTGATGAGTCAAACCCTAGTTTACTCGATTCTCCGCCGGAGTAA
- the gltX gene encoding glutamate--tRNA ligase, with the protein MSVRVRIAPSPTGNLHIGTARTAVFNYLFAHHHGGKFILRIEDTDLERSRDEYTDNILTGLRWLGLNWDEGPFFQSQRLHIYQAAVQKLLDQGLAYRCYTTSEELDALREAQKARNEAPRYDNRHRNLTPEQQAAFEGEGRSSVIRFKIDDDREIVWHDLVRGKMSWRGSDLGGDMVIARASAEGIGQPLYNFVVVVDDIDMQISHVIRGEDHIANTAKQILLYEAMGAKIPEFAHTPLILNQEGRKLSKRDGVTSISDFQKMGFTAEGLVNYMTLLGWSAPDSTQEIFTLDDAAKEFTFERVNKAGAKFDWDKLDWINSQYIHNMPVDKLIDLLIPFWEEAGYTFTDARERPWLEQLVSLIAASLTRLVDAVSMTKVFFTDGVEFSEEGSQQLQQEGVKPVLQSILTTLESQPEFSADTAQSIIKQVVKEQGVKKGLVMRSLRAALTGDVHGPDLIQSWLLLNQIGLDKQRLSSALAR; encoded by the coding sequence GTGTCTGTAAGAGTTCGTATTGCTCCTAGTCCTACTGGTAATTTACATATTGGTACAGCGAGAACTGCTGTATTTAATTATTTATTTGCCCATCATCACGGTGGTAAGTTTATTTTACGCATTGAAGATACAGATTTAGAGCGATCGCGTGATGAATATACTGATAATATTCTCACTGGACTGCGTTGGTTAGGCTTAAACTGGGATGAAGGTCCATTTTTTCAATCTCAGCGTTTACACATCTACCAAGCAGCAGTACAGAAATTATTAGATCAAGGTTTAGCTTATCGCTGCTATACTACATCAGAAGAATTGGACGCGCTGCGGGAAGCACAAAAAGCCAGAAATGAAGCACCCCGCTATGATAACCGTCATCGTAACTTGACCCCAGAACAACAAGCAGCTTTTGAAGGGGAAGGTCGTTCTTCTGTAATTCGCTTTAAAATTGACGATGATCGGGAAATTGTTTGGCATGACCTAGTAAGGGGTAAAATGTCCTGGCGTGGTAGTGACTTGGGTGGTGATATGGTCATTGCTCGCGCTTCTGCTGAAGGTATTGGTCAACCACTATATAATTTTGTGGTAGTGGTGGATGACATTGATATGCAAATTAGTCATGTCATTCGTGGTGAAGACCATATCGCTAACACAGCAAAACAGATTTTGTTGTATGAAGCTATGGGTGCAAAAATCCCTGAATTTGCCCATACACCCTTAATTTTGAATCAAGAAGGACGAAAATTATCTAAACGGGACGGAGTAACTTCAATTTCTGACTTTCAGAAAATGGGTTTTACTGCGGAAGGTTTAGTTAATTATATGACATTGCTGGGATGGTCTGCCCCAGATTCTACGCAGGAAATATTCACGTTAGATGACGCTGCTAAAGAATTTACCTTTGAACGGGTAAATAAAGCAGGTGCTAAATTTGACTGGGATAAACTAGATTGGATTAATAGTCAATATATCCATAATATGCCAGTTGATAAACTCATAGATTTGCTCATACCTTTTTGGGAGGAAGCAGGATATACATTTACTGATGCTAGGGAGCGTCCTTGGTTAGAGCAGTTGGTAAGTTTAATTGCTGCTAGTTTAACGCGGTTAGTGGATGCTGTTTCCATGACCAAAGTCTTTTTTACTGATGGGGTAGAGTTCAGTGAAGAAGGTAGTCAACAACTGCAACAAGAAGGGGTGAAACCTGTACTGCAATCAATTTTGACAACTTTGGAAAGTCAACCAGAATTTTCCGCAGATACCGCCCAAAGCATCATTAAACAAGTCGTGAAAGAGCAAGGTGTCAAAAAAGGTTTAGTAATGCGATCGCTCAGAGCAGCTTTAACTGGGGATGTACATGGACCAGACCTAATTCAATCATGGTTATTGCTGAATCAGATTGGTTTAGATAAACAACGTTTAAGCTCTGCACTAGCTAGGTAA
- a CDS encoding esterase-like activity of phytase family protein — protein sequence MQLMKKIRKPLFIIYLTISIIISSIIGIFFSNIASATVKITDIEFIGAATLPTGYSFQKTELGGLSGITYDAKNDLYYAISDDRGQKAPTRFYTLKIDLSTGKLTKDGVIPVAVTTLLNENNQKFPPSETDTEGIAVTNKATVFVASEGDVQKSINPFIKEFSLASGQAITTLPIPDKFLSVPKSQQGIRNNLAFESLTISENNQSLFTATENALIQDGAAAKPGFGSPCRIVQYNLATNQPEKEFLYITEPVTPLFNFTGRFDSGLPDLLSLDNQGHLLSIERTFTGLGFAVSLFQVSLENADDIHDINSLSNIDINKIKPVEKKLLLDLQTLDVALDNIEGLTLGPKLPDGQTSLILVSDNNFNKLQSTQILAFKLRLESPLNRLLRLLRIPISQ from the coding sequence ATGCAACTAATGAAAAAAATCAGAAAACCATTATTCATTATTTACTTGACGATTAGCATTATCATTAGCAGTATTATTGGTATATTCTTCAGTAATATTGCCTCAGCAACAGTTAAAATAACGGATATAGAATTTATTGGTGCAGCCACCTTACCCACAGGATACTCTTTCCAAAAAACCGAACTAGGAGGATTATCAGGAATTACTTATGATGCTAAAAATGATCTTTATTATGCAATTTCTGACGATAGAGGGCAAAAAGCACCTACTCGATTTTATACCTTAAAAATTGACCTCAGCACAGGAAAATTAACCAAAGATGGAGTTATTCCCGTAGCTGTCACCACCTTATTAAATGAAAATAATCAAAAATTTCCTCCTAGTGAAACCGATACAGAAGGTATTGCTGTAACTAACAAAGCCACTGTATTCGTTGCTTCTGAAGGAGATGTGCAAAAATCAATCAATCCTTTTATTAAAGAATTTTCCCTTGCTTCTGGCCAAGCTATTACCACATTACCCATACCAGATAAATTTTTGTCAGTTCCAAAAAGTCAGCAGGGTATACGTAATAACTTAGCTTTTGAAAGCCTCACCATCTCAGAAAATAATCAATCATTATTTACAGCGACTGAAAACGCACTCATTCAGGATGGTGCAGCGGCAAAACCTGGCTTTGGAAGTCCTTGTCGCATTGTGCAATATAACCTAGCCACCAACCAACCGGAAAAAGAATTTCTGTATATCACAGAACCAGTTACACCGCTATTCAATTTTACAGGCAGATTTGACAGTGGATTACCAGATTTACTTTCTTTAGATAATCAAGGACATTTACTGAGTATAGAAAGAACTTTTACGGGTTTGGGATTTGCGGTTTCTTTGTTTCAGGTTTCCCTAGAAAATGCTGATGATATTCATGATATTAACAGCCTTTCAAACATTGACATCAACAAAATCAAACCTGTAGAGAAAAAACTACTCTTAGATTTACAGACTCTCGATGTAGCTTTAGACAACATAGAAGGCTTAACCCTTGGTCCAAAACTACCTGATGGACAAACTTCCTTAATTCTAGTCAGTGATAACAATTTTAACAAACTTCAAAGCACCCAGATCCTAGCCTTTAAACTCAGGCTAGAATCACCCTTAAATCGGTTATTGCGTCTGCTGAGAATTCCCATTTCTCAGTAG
- a CDS encoding TM0106 family RecB-like putative nuclease, which translates to MIINAELLLQYQRCKRRPFLDTHGDYSQRDIPHELLVKVQQDKIAHQKSIIHNLSYHKPVFPPGNWEAGAAATIELMQQGVEYIHHSVLLATYEDEYTLLSRPDLLVKQPGKSSFGDWVYVPVDIQLGKRPKQEYQVIAAFHAEILGALQEVTLAEAWLILRNKDTTYVVDLDKWTPQMLDILAEYIQVVESPEAPEVFIARQKCHLCHWYNHCYAIAQSQQHLSLLPGVTPIRYTQLQALSTTTLEALANTNPSTLENVTGFDTQVASKLILQAKSTLAKTPLILPFALPAEKLTFTAPIELYFDIEAQPDLNLNYLLGVLVVDRENNTEKFYSFLAETPTQENLIWQQFLDLVGQYPQAPIYHFCNYEVETVKKLGKLYCTPYSLIEPIMTRFVDIYEQLTESVALPIESYALKAIARWLGFEWRDQEASGAKCIYWYDQWLETGDRHFLELIQRYNEDDCRATRKVKDWLVNFFQTEYTRKLA; encoded by the coding sequence ATGATCATTAATGCTGAACTCCTACTCCAATATCAACGCTGTAAGCGACGGCCTTTTTTAGATACTCATGGTGACTATAGCCAGCGAGATATTCCCCATGAGTTGTTGGTAAAAGTGCAACAGGATAAAATTGCTCATCAGAAAAGTATAATTCATAACCTGTCATATCACAAACCTGTTTTTCCTCCAGGAAACTGGGAAGCAGGTGCAGCAGCCACGATAGAACTGATGCAGCAAGGTGTAGAGTATATACATCATTCTGTATTATTAGCCACTTATGAAGATGAATATACTTTACTGAGTCGTCCAGATTTACTTGTCAAACAGCCTGGAAAATCCAGTTTTGGAGACTGGGTTTATGTTCCTGTGGATATTCAACTAGGTAAACGTCCCAAACAAGAATATCAGGTTATAGCTGCTTTTCACGCAGAAATTTTGGGAGCATTACAGGAAGTAACACTAGCAGAAGCTTGGTTAATCTTGCGGAATAAAGATACAACTTATGTGGTAGACTTGGATAAATGGACACCACAAATGCTGGATATTTTGGCGGAGTATATTCAAGTGGTAGAGTCGCCAGAAGCACCAGAGGTATTTATTGCCCGTCAAAAATGCCATCTGTGTCACTGGTATAATCATTGTTATGCGATCGCCCAATCTCAGCAACATCTTTCACTGTTACCAGGTGTGACACCAATTCGCTACACTCAACTACAAGCATTATCTACTACTACTTTAGAAGCACTCGCTAACACCAATCCCAGCACTTTAGAAAATGTCACTGGTTTTGATACTCAAGTAGCATCTAAATTAATATTACAAGCAAAATCAACATTAGCAAAAACTCCTTTAATTTTACCCTTTGCTTTACCAGCAGAAAAACTCACATTTACCGCCCCTATTGAGTTATATTTTGATATTGAAGCCCAACCGGATTTAAATTTAAATTATCTGTTGGGGGTTTTAGTAGTTGATAGAGAAAATAATACAGAAAAGTTTTATTCATTTTTAGCAGAAACACCAACTCAAGAAAACCTAATTTGGCAGCAATTTTTAGATTTAGTTGGCCAATATCCCCAAGCACCAATTTACCATTTTTGTAATTATGAAGTCGAGACAGTGAAAAAACTAGGGAAACTTTATTGTACACCTTATTCCTTAATTGAACCTATAATGACTAGATTTGTAGATATTTATGAACAATTAACAGAAAGTGTTGCCTTACCAATAGAAAGTTATGCCCTCAAAGCGATCGCACGTTGGTTAGGATTTGAATGGCGTGATCAAGAAGCTAGTGGTGCTAAGTGTATTTATTGGTATGATCAATGGTTAGAAACAGGCGATCGCCATTTTCTGGAACTGATCCAACGGTACAACGAAGATGACTGTCGTGCTACCCGCAAAGTTAAAGATTGGCTAGTTAATTTTTTCCAAACCGAATATACTAGAAAATTAGCGTAA